In a genomic window of Ipomoea triloba cultivar NCNSP0323 chromosome 3, ASM357664v1:
- the LOC116013206 gene encoding uncharacterized protein LOC116013206, with translation MVVEESIHVVFDESPKINEADVSKSDNSKIGHQGVLNTRNTNEVAREQDEEQDDPEDDNQDEEVNKESNVTNQATPISHVNNSSPPTNSQDNFQPDLRWLRNHPQDLVIGRVQDGVKTRSATRDTLFACFLSQIEPKEIDEALSDPSWIEAMQEELNQFKRNDVWELVPRPENYNVIAYKNFTVYQMDVKSAFLNGLLEEEVYVEQPPGFEVQDPTYLTQWVYVLDSNLSRKKVIYLLPRRSFVISKEQSMSDYGIRKKMKQQLKDYSINCEDVSIFCDNTSAIAVSQNPVLHSWTKHIDVRHHFIRDHVEKKDFRIDHIPTENQIADILTKPLCESRFATLRHEMGMIEMS, from the exons atggtggtagaagaatcaatccaTGTTGTGTTCGATGAATCGCCGAAAATCAATGAAGCAGATGTTTCGAAAAGTG ATAATTCTAAGATTGGCCATCAAGGCGTGCTAAACACAAGAAATACGAATGAAGTTGCAAGGGAGCAGGATGAGGAACAGGATGACCCTGAGGATGACAATCAGGATGAGGAGGTTAACAAAGAAAGCAATGTGACAAATCAAGCTACTCCTATCTCACACGTGAACAATTCCTCACCACCAACCAACTCCCAAGACAACTTTCAACCAGATCTAAGATGGCTTAGAAATCACCCTCAAGATCTCGTGATTGGAAGAGTACAAGACGGCGTGAAAACAAGATCTGCAACACGAGATACTCTATTCgcatgttttctatctcaaatcgAGCCAAAGGAAATTGACGAAGCTCTAAGTGATCCAAGCTGGattgaagccatgcaagaagagctaAATCAATTCAAAAGAAATGACGTGTGGGAGCTCGTTCCTAGACCAGaaaattacaatgtaatag CGTACAAGAATTTCACGGTCtatcaaatggacgtgaaaagtgCATTTCTTAACGGCTTACTTGAAGAAGAAGTCTATGTTGAGCAACCACCCGGATTTGAGGTACAAG ACCCGACATATCttactcagtgggtgtatgtgctagattccaATCTAAGCCGAAAGAAAGTCATATACTTGCTACCAAGAAGATCATTCgttatctcaaaggaacaatCAATGTCGGATTATGGTATCCGaaagaag atgaagcaacagttgaaAGATTACAGTATAAATTGCGaggacgttagtattttctgtgacaatacTAGTGCGATTGCAGTTTCTCAAAATCCAGTGCTTCACTCATGGACAAAACACATCGACGTACGACATCATTTTATTCGTGACCACGTCGAAAAGAAGGATTTTAGAATCGACCATATTCCCACGGAGAATCAAATTGCCGATATTCTCACGAAACCGTTGTGTGAATCTCGATTTGCAACTTTAAGGCATGAGATGGGCATGATCGAAATGAGCTAA